Proteins found in one Alicyclobacillus cycloheptanicus genomic segment:
- a CDS encoding 2Fe-2S iron-sulfur cluster-binding protein: protein MTKHYIYFKTSGQKIELGTGSEAHVLRLSIRYGGGLPYRCAGGRCGTCKMHVEEGLENLSPVNKAQERILGDLVHQGYRLGCQTYAYGDCTVTWDAAQAKGKQYQKLKEFWEKYDETEASAALLNEKRGLG from the coding sequence GTGACCAAACACTACATTTATTTCAAGACTTCGGGTCAAAAGATTGAACTGGGTACGGGGAGCGAAGCACACGTGCTGCGGTTGTCCATCCGCTATGGCGGCGGACTGCCTTATCGCTGTGCCGGCGGCAGGTGTGGGACGTGCAAGATGCATGTGGAGGAGGGGCTGGAGAACCTGTCTCCCGTCAACAAGGCGCAGGAGCGGATTCTTGGCGATCTCGTCCACCAGGGGTACCGCTTGGGCTGCCAGACGTATGCCTATGGGGACTGCACCGTCACGTGGGATGCCGCCCAAGCGAAAGGAAAACAGTACCAGAAGTTGAAGGAATTCTGGGAGAAGTACGATGAGACGGAGGCGTCCGCAGCCCTCCTGAATGAGAAGCGGGGGTTGGGCTGA
- a CDS encoding GlcG/HbpS family heme-binding protein → MKQTYQLELAEARVMLEAAKEKSQEIGVLETIAVVDQGGHLIALERMDGARITGPDIAIAKAFTAAGHKRSTHLFNTPPNGPALPNNEAYGIQLMFPGKFAVFVGGFPVVVDGEVIGGIGISGGNGEQDTAVGTAALAALAQHLETSGHSVITSADIKK, encoded by the coding sequence ATGAAACAGACATACCAACTCGAACTCGCAGAAGCGCGGGTGATGCTGGAGGCCGCGAAGGAGAAGTCTCAAGAGATTGGGGTGCTGGAGACCATCGCGGTCGTGGACCAGGGCGGGCACTTGATTGCACTGGAACGCATGGATGGGGCGCGCATCACCGGTCCGGACATCGCGATCGCAAAAGCATTCACCGCGGCAGGACACAAGCGCTCGACCCACTTGTTCAACACACCACCCAACGGGCCGGCGCTGCCGAACAATGAGGCATATGGCATTCAGTTGATGTTCCCAGGCAAGTTTGCCGTGTTCGTGGGGGGATTCCCCGTCGTTGTGGATGGAGAGGTCATTGGGGGCATCGGGATCAGCGGCGGCAATGGCGAACAGGACACCGCGGTCGGAACGGCCGCGCTGGCTGCACTGGCACAACACCTGGAGACGTCCGGACATTCCGTCATCACGTCCGCCGACATCAAGAAGTAG
- a CDS encoding aldehyde dehydrogenase family protein has product MQTTKSSTEYKSFIAGGWRTSASGDWIHSINPADTSDIVGSLPNFTREEAVAAVEAAGAAFAAWAAVPVSKRAAVLLAAADLLMQRASDYGAELTREEGKPIEAATNEVKRAAATFRFYAQEGMAFGGETYPVDDGGSFVFSHREPLGVVSVITPWNFPISIPARKIAPALISGNTVVFKPASDTPVIALRLVECLLEAGLPEGVIHLVTGSASRVGEVLTAHPLIRAITFTGSTEAGESIHRTTQLTTRTQMELGGKNPLIVMEDADLDKAVTLTIKGGFELTGQACTGTSRVIVMRSVYDAYLEKLVEATGKLKISHGFEPGVEVGPLANKGQLETTLSYIDIGRKEGARLLIGGERLTEGQYANGYFVRPAVFADVKPEMRIAQEEIFGPVIAVLPVDSFEEALTIANGVEYGLSAAIVTRDIAKANYFVKAIQAGTVKVNRTTTGNLIQAPFGGLKRSSTSTFRESGRVGLEFFTQIKTVYYGN; this is encoded by the coding sequence GTGCAAACCACAAAGTCTTCGACCGAGTATAAGAGTTTTATCGCGGGCGGATGGCGGACTTCTGCGTCCGGCGACTGGATTCACAGCATCAACCCAGCGGACACGTCGGATATCGTTGGAAGTTTGCCAAATTTTACACGCGAGGAAGCCGTCGCTGCAGTGGAGGCGGCTGGAGCGGCGTTTGCGGCGTGGGCGGCTGTACCCGTGAGCAAACGTGCGGCCGTTTTGCTGGCGGCGGCGGATTTGCTCATGCAGCGCGCGTCGGACTACGGTGCCGAGCTGACCCGCGAAGAAGGGAAACCCATCGAGGCGGCGACGAATGAAGTGAAACGTGCGGCAGCGACGTTCCGCTTTTATGCGCAGGAAGGCATGGCTTTCGGGGGAGAGACCTACCCGGTCGACGATGGGGGCAGCTTTGTGTTCAGCCATCGTGAACCGCTCGGCGTCGTCAGCGTCATTACGCCGTGGAACTTTCCCATTTCCATTCCCGCCCGGAAAATCGCACCCGCCCTCATCTCCGGCAACACCGTCGTGTTTAAGCCGGCTTCCGACACACCGGTGATTGCCCTGCGGTTGGTGGAGTGCCTGCTGGAGGCGGGGCTTCCGGAGGGGGTCATTCACCTGGTCACCGGATCCGCCTCGCGGGTCGGCGAGGTGCTGACGGCGCACCCGCTGATTCGTGCCATTACGTTCACCGGATCGACCGAAGCTGGCGAAAGCATTCACCGGACGACCCAGCTGACGACACGTACGCAGATGGAGCTGGGCGGCAAAAACCCGCTGATTGTGATGGAAGACGCGGACCTTGACAAAGCGGTCACGCTGACCATCAAGGGCGGGTTTGAACTGACGGGGCAGGCTTGCACGGGGACCAGCCGGGTCATCGTCATGCGTTCTGTCTATGATGCCTATTTGGAAAAACTGGTTGAGGCGACGGGAAAGCTGAAAATCAGCCACGGTTTTGAACCGGGCGTGGAAGTGGGCCCGCTGGCGAATAAAGGTCAGTTGGAGACGACGCTGTCGTACATCGACATCGGCCGGAAGGAAGGGGCCCGCCTGCTGATTGGCGGCGAACGATTGACGGAGGGCCAATACGCCAACGGATATTTTGTACGGCCGGCGGTGTTCGCGGATGTGAAACCGGAGATGCGGATTGCGCAGGAGGAAATCTTCGGCCCGGTGATTGCCGTTCTCCCGGTCGACTCCTTCGAAGAAGCCCTGACCATTGCAAACGGTGTGGAGTACGGCCTGTCCGCTGCGATTGTCACGCGGGACATCGCGAAGGCGAACTACTTTGTCAAGGCGATTCAGGCCGGCACGGTGAAGGTCAACCGGACCACCACCGGCAATCTGATTCAGGCACCCTTTGGCGGGCTGAAGCGGTCGAGTACGTCGACCTTCCGCGAGTCAGGCCGGGTGGGCCTGGAGTTTTTCACGCAAATCAAGACCGTCTATTACGGCAACTGA
- a CDS encoding TenA family transcriptional regulator: MAELLSREEFRAKMEEAIKGKHSKGAPFSVAWAEGKLERHHFARWAENHYHYVGPFADYLSYIYANIPDQYTDAKDFILQNMYEEEISDVRHTDLLIRFAEACGTTAEAVTNERNMLPTTRGLQSWCYALAIREHFVVATAALIVGLESQVPDIYRKQYPPLLEKYGFTEEEAEFFSLHIVSDEIHGERGYQIVLDYANTPELQQRCLQVIEDGANMRWTYTNGLYEAYVKNDLGTAAAV, translated from the coding sequence ATGGCGGAGTTGTTATCGAGGGAAGAGTTTCGGGCGAAGATGGAAGAAGCCATTAAGGGAAAACACTCGAAGGGCGCGCCGTTCAGTGTCGCGTGGGCGGAAGGCAAGCTGGAGCGTCACCACTTTGCACGCTGGGCGGAAAATCACTACCACTACGTTGGACCGTTCGCAGACTACCTTTCCTACATTTATGCCAACATTCCCGACCAGTACACCGATGCGAAAGACTTCATTTTGCAGAACATGTACGAGGAAGAAATCAGCGACGTACGCCACACGGACCTCCTCATCCGCTTTGCAGAGGCTTGCGGCACCACTGCCGAGGCCGTGACCAACGAGCGCAACATGCTGCCGACGACGCGCGGCCTGCAGTCGTGGTGCTATGCATTGGCCATCCGGGAGCACTTTGTGGTGGCGACCGCGGCGCTGATTGTCGGTTTGGAATCGCAGGTGCCGGATATCTACCGGAAGCAATACCCGCCGTTGCTCGAAAAGTACGGTTTCACGGAAGAAGAGGCAGAGTTCTTTTCGCTGCACATTGTGTCCGACGAGATTCACGGAGAACGCGGTTATCAGATTGTGCTGGATTATGCGAACACGCCGGAACTGCAGCAGCGCTGCCTGCAAGTGATTGAAGACGGAGCCAACATGCGCTGGACCTATACCAACGGGCTGTACGAGGCGTATGTGAAGAATGACCTGGGCACCGCGGCTGCGGTGTAA
- a CDS encoding creatininase family protein has translation MGYILADMTWPEVQEALKTVKVGIIPLGAHEQHGPHMNESCDAVLAEQMARRLVDRLAPYAVMTPAIPFGISIHHIHFPGTITMRPETLIAVLRDVVWSLQQHGLEQFLIVNSHGGNQSLLSVASAQLSVELGAKVYYAKTTAAAKQAISEHVQSKLYGHSCEREVSEALYMAPDIVRKDQLAAGDIQEGNWRLLRPGNAIQGFHFYDDMTRNGCIGNAPAGSRAAGEAIVEEALDGLEAAARQLFGLA, from the coding sequence ATGGGATACATTCTGGCGGACATGACATGGCCGGAAGTCCAGGAGGCTTTGAAGACGGTGAAGGTCGGCATCATTCCGCTCGGCGCGCACGAACAACACGGGCCGCACATGAATGAAAGCTGCGACGCCGTGCTGGCGGAGCAGATGGCGCGGCGGCTGGTCGACCGCCTGGCACCGTATGCCGTCATGACACCCGCCATTCCATTTGGCATTTCGATTCACCACATTCACTTTCCAGGCACCATCACCATGCGGCCGGAGACCCTCATCGCCGTACTGCGGGATGTCGTGTGGTCACTGCAGCAGCACGGGCTGGAGCAGTTTCTCATCGTCAACTCCCACGGGGGAAACCAGTCGCTGCTGAGTGTCGCATCCGCACAGCTGAGCGTCGAGCTGGGTGCGAAGGTGTACTATGCGAAGACGACGGCTGCGGCGAAGCAGGCCATTTCCGAACACGTACAGTCGAAGCTGTACGGCCACAGCTGTGAACGGGAGGTGTCTGAAGCCTTGTACATGGCACCGGACATCGTGCGCAAAGACCAGCTTGCGGCTGGCGATATTCAGGAGGGAAACTGGCGGTTGCTGCGGCCGGGCAACGCCATTCAAGGGTTTCACTTCTACGATGACATGACCCGCAATGGGTGTATTGGCAACGCGCCGGCAGGGAGCCGCGCAGCGGGGGAGGCCATCGTGGAAGAAGCGCTGGATGGACTTGAGGCTGCAGCGAGACAGCTGTTTGGCTTGGCTTGA
- a CDS encoding 2Fe-2S iron-sulfur cluster-binding protein — MVKIILHGVDGLSEHEVPEGSNLVVLAGVKKLPGLRYSCGMGRCTRCASRVIGGAEHLPPPNWKEERMLGEDKLAEGYRLLCQLTISHDLEIVQDRLPLKPAWKRLEQKV, encoded by the coding sequence ATGGTGAAGATTATTCTTCACGGCGTCGACGGGCTGAGTGAACACGAGGTTCCGGAGGGCAGCAACCTGGTGGTGCTCGCTGGCGTAAAGAAATTGCCCGGTCTTCGATATTCGTGTGGAATGGGGCGGTGCACGCGCTGCGCCTCGCGGGTCATCGGCGGCGCCGAGCACCTGCCGCCGCCGAATTGGAAAGAGGAGCGCATGCTCGGCGAAGACAAGCTGGCGGAAGGCTATCGCCTGCTTTGCCAGTTGACCATTTCGCATGACTTGGAGATCGTGCAGGACAGACTTCCGTTAAAACCGGCGTGGAAGCGGTTGGAGCAAAAGGTTTGA
- a CDS encoding YoaK family protein has protein sequence MSKPAMHNTMLVLLTTTSGCVDAISFLILGQVFVAAMTGNTVLFGLSLIHADGLNPLNYASALLGFMLGAVTAALIFRRTRKGSGWTPTASVVITVELAALVLFALLSRAPHILDDDWKQLLIVVLSFAMGTQGVTARRVGVNGVTTTVITSTLTGLMEICVWKVGQRLKLTPNADDAKQPENQVTPLTLSMWVIVIVAYGVGAALCGGLVSVWHLQAVWLPVVIVLAVVITSSASMMRMSSERRSEISM, from the coding sequence ATGTCCAAGCCTGCAATGCACAACACGATGCTCGTCCTCCTGACCACAACCTCCGGCTGTGTGGACGCCATCAGCTTCCTCATCCTCGGTCAGGTGTTCGTCGCCGCGATGACCGGCAACACGGTGTTGTTCGGGCTGAGCCTGATTCACGCCGACGGACTCAATCCGCTCAACTACGCGTCCGCCTTGCTCGGATTTATGCTGGGCGCGGTGACAGCCGCCTTGATATTCCGGCGCACGCGCAAGGGTTCAGGGTGGACGCCAACCGCATCCGTCGTTATCACCGTGGAGCTGGCCGCCCTGGTGCTGTTTGCACTGTTGAGCCGCGCACCGCACATTCTCGACGACGACTGGAAGCAGCTGCTCATCGTCGTGCTCTCGTTTGCGATGGGGACGCAAGGCGTGACAGCCCGGCGGGTGGGCGTGAACGGCGTCACCACGACGGTGATTACCAGCACCCTCACAGGGCTGATGGAAATTTGCGTGTGGAAGGTCGGCCAGCGGCTGAAACTCACCCCCAACGCGGACGATGCGAAACAACCGGAGAACCAGGTGACACCGCTCACCCTGTCGATGTGGGTCATCGTGATCGTCGCATATGGTGTTGGCGCTGCCCTGTGCGGCGGCCTCGTGTCTGTGTGGCATTTGCAGGCTGTGTGGCTGCCGGTGGTAATTGTCCTGGCGGTGGTCATCACGTCATCCGCCTCGATGATGCGCATGTCTTCGGAACGACGGTCGGAAATCAGCATGTGA
- a CDS encoding NADPH-dependent FMN reductase, with the protein MKLVALVGSLRKDSFNLHLVETMEERYKDKFAIEYADIRSLPFYDQDQEDPMPEAAKKLHQQVAAADGVLIVTPEFNWSFSGVLKNALDWLSRGDRPMNNKPTLVAGVSPFMMGTLRAQQHLRDVLVSPGIAARTLPPGGNEILITFANEKFKDGRLVDENTLAFLDSIVDKFVNLVQGK; encoded by the coding sequence ATGAAGCTCGTCGCCTTAGTTGGAAGTCTGCGCAAGGACTCGTTCAATCTTCATTTGGTAGAGACAATGGAGGAGCGCTACAAGGACAAATTCGCCATTGAGTATGCGGACATTCGCAGTTTGCCCTTTTACGATCAAGATCAGGAAGACCCGATGCCGGAAGCCGCCAAAAAGCTGCACCAGCAGGTGGCGGCAGCGGACGGTGTGTTGATTGTCACGCCTGAGTTCAACTGGTCCTTCTCCGGTGTTCTCAAAAATGCGCTGGATTGGCTGTCTCGTGGTGATCGACCGATGAACAACAAACCGACACTGGTCGCAGGGGTGTCACCGTTCATGATGGGGACACTTCGCGCGCAGCAGCACTTGCGAGACGTGCTCGTGAGCCCTGGCATCGCGGCGCGGACACTCCCGCCCGGCGGCAACGAGATTCTCATCACGTTCGCAAACGAAAAGTTCAAGGATGGGCGCCTGGTCGATGAGAACACCTTGGCCTTTCTGGATTCCATCGTCGACAAGTTTGTCAATCTGGTCCAGGGAAAGTAA
- a CDS encoding 3-hydroxybutyrate dehydrogenase, with protein sequence MGQKWLDGKTAVITGAASGIGFAIAERFAQQGANVIVSDIREQAAMDSARVLAERGYTAVGRAVNAAAEEDLQALVDFALQAFGTVEIWVNNAGMQHVANVEEFPVPTYRRMIDLMLVGPFIATKHIFPVMKRHQYGRILNIASINGLIGFAGKAAYNSAKHGVIGLTKVAALEGAGFGITVNALCPGYVDTPLVRNQLADLARVRGISPEQVLEEVIYPLVPQRRLLEPAEVADYALFLASHHGRSITGQAVVIDGGYVAQ encoded by the coding sequence ATGGGGCAAAAATGGCTGGATGGGAAAACTGCGGTGATTACGGGAGCAGCAAGCGGCATTGGGTTTGCCATCGCGGAGCGTTTTGCGCAACAGGGCGCGAATGTGATTGTATCGGACATTCGTGAACAGGCTGCGATGGATAGCGCCAGGGTTCTGGCGGAACGCGGATATACCGCCGTCGGACGAGCTGTGAACGCTGCGGCGGAAGAAGACTTGCAGGCACTGGTGGACTTCGCGCTGCAAGCGTTCGGGACGGTGGAGATTTGGGTGAATAACGCCGGCATGCAGCACGTTGCAAATGTCGAGGAATTTCCAGTGCCGACGTATCGCAGGATGATTGATTTGATGCTGGTCGGCCCGTTTATCGCCACGAAGCACATCTTTCCGGTGATGAAGCGGCACCAGTACGGACGTATTTTGAATATCGCCTCTATCAACGGACTCATTGGTTTCGCGGGGAAGGCCGCATATAATTCGGCGAAACACGGGGTCATCGGACTGACCAAAGTGGCGGCGCTGGAAGGAGCGGGATTTGGTATAACGGTCAATGCGCTGTGCCCAGGGTATGTCGATACGCCGCTGGTGCGCAACCAGCTGGCCGATCTCGCCCGCGTGCGCGGTATCTCCCCTGAGCAGGTGTTGGAGGAAGTCATTTATCCGCTCGTGCCGCAGCGCCGGCTGCTTGAACCAGCCGAGGTGGCAGACTACGCCTTGTTTCTTGCGTCCCATCATGGCCGGAGTATCACAGGCCAGGCGGTCGTGATCGACGGGGGGTATGTAGCGCAGTAG
- a CDS encoding ABC transporter ATP-binding protein: MSENTQTHPAADGQQLVVEDLHAYYGRSHVLQGVSLKVGAGEVVALLGRNGAGKTTTFRALTGLMPRTTGSVTLGDRQIGRKSTHQIAQLGVVYVPSGRRSFPMMTVKENLLIAVENSFRRARRKQALDEAFAMFPALARRVNTNAGVLSGGENQMLKMACAFLLQPTILLLDEPTEGLAPIVVAELVEHVRTLADTGVGILLAEQNARFAFQLSARAYVLNKGIVQMSGRVSELAESEELTTHLGI; this comes from the coding sequence ATGAGTGAAAATACGCAGACGCACCCAGCAGCGGACGGACAACAACTCGTGGTCGAGGATTTACACGCGTATTACGGAAGAAGCCATGTACTGCAAGGTGTCTCGCTGAAAGTGGGGGCCGGGGAAGTCGTGGCCCTGCTCGGCCGCAATGGGGCAGGGAAGACGACGACGTTTCGCGCTCTCACGGGCCTCATGCCGCGGACGACAGGCAGCGTGACCCTCGGTGACAGACAGATTGGCCGCAAAAGCACGCATCAGATTGCACAGCTTGGCGTGGTCTATGTCCCCAGCGGGCGACGGTCGTTTCCCATGATGACGGTCAAAGAGAACCTGCTCATTGCGGTGGAGAACAGCTTTCGTCGAGCTCGACGAAAGCAGGCACTAGACGAGGCGTTTGCGATGTTCCCTGCGCTTGCGCGGCGAGTGAACACGAACGCCGGTGTGTTGTCTGGCGGAGAAAACCAAATGTTGAAGATGGCCTGTGCGTTTCTGCTGCAACCGACCATCCTGTTGCTGGACGAACCCACTGAGGGACTTGCCCCGATTGTGGTTGCAGAACTGGTCGAACACGTCCGCACCTTGGCCGACACGGGGGTTGGCATTCTACTCGCCGAACAGAACGCGCGCTTCGCGTTCCAGTTGAGTGCACGCGCCTACGTCCTGAATAAGGGTATCGTTCAGATGAGCGGACGCGTGAGCGAACTGGCGGAGAGCGAGGAATTAACAACGCACCTCGGTATTTAA
- a CDS encoding ABC transporter ATP-binding protein, which yields MRVVELTKSFGGYTAVNGVNFTVADGEVRAIIGPNGAGKTTLFHLLSGHLKPTRGQVLLDGVEIGGRAPHHIARRGVSRAFQTTNIFPSFTVFDNVLVSVLAHHRRQFHFWGRRDAEMVKRVLNILEMVHLADAKDQLASTLAHGDQRALEVAIALGSEPRVLLLDEPTAGMSPYETQEMIRLLQHVIADRGLTVILSEHDMDVVFGLAHRITVIEAGSVLAEGTPEEIRNNPDVIRAYLGEAQ from the coding sequence ATGCGGGTGGTGGAACTGACCAAGTCCTTTGGTGGATACACGGCCGTGAATGGCGTCAATTTCACCGTGGCGGACGGCGAAGTCCGCGCCATCATCGGTCCGAACGGAGCCGGCAAGACCACCCTGTTTCACTTGTTGAGCGGGCACCTCAAGCCTACGCGCGGACAGGTGCTGCTGGATGGCGTCGAAATTGGCGGGCGGGCGCCCCATCACATTGCTCGGCGGGGCGTGAGTCGGGCTTTCCAGACGACCAACATCTTTCCCTCGTTCACTGTCTTCGACAACGTCCTCGTCTCTGTACTGGCTCACCATCGGCGCCAGTTCCACTTCTGGGGGCGGCGGGATGCCGAGATGGTAAAGCGGGTGCTGAACATCCTGGAGATGGTGCACCTGGCCGACGCCAAAGACCAACTTGCGAGCACGCTCGCGCACGGCGATCAGCGTGCATTGGAGGTCGCCATCGCGCTCGGCAGTGAGCCGCGTGTGCTGCTCCTCGACGAACCCACTGCGGGGATGTCACCCTATGAGACACAGGAAATGATTCGGTTGCTGCAGCACGTGATTGCCGATCGCGGTCTCACCGTCATTCTCTCGGAACACGACATGGACGTGGTGTTTGGGCTCGCTCACCGGATTACTGTGATTGAGGCGGGGAGTGTGCTCGCTGAGGGAACGCCGGAAGAAATCAGGAACAATCCGGATGTCATTCGGGCGTACTTGGGGGAAGCACAATGA
- a CDS encoding branched-chain amino acid ABC transporter permease, with amino-acid sequence MHQQNAAEPVQTELQTPPALRMRKRTPRQGLASLAGWVVTLVVFASVPFWLSVDNTLLIEGMIVAAVFALATNFLVHHAGLTTFGQAVFYGIGAYTIGLFSVHTHVSFWVAVVLGPFFAALAALVIGALSLRARAFYFALLTLGFSQLFYNLSMVFYGFTRGDTGIYGIPLPGFLRSPLWSYEFIFIVGAAGGLALWWIVRTPFGLAIMAIRDNRRRAQSLGMNSYVQLLAAFVISGFFCGLAGVLFIVYQQHAYPEMLNWQSSGAPILMSVLGGMSTFAGPVVGAVIYTLLENFVGGITTYWELIIGVVVLALILIYPGGIVRGVVQLARKLGSFGNGGRGQ; translated from the coding sequence ATGCATCAGCAGAACGCTGCCGAGCCGGTACAGACCGAATTGCAGACACCCCCCGCATTACGCATGCGCAAAAGAACGCCGCGGCAAGGGCTGGCGAGCCTCGCAGGTTGGGTCGTCACACTGGTGGTGTTCGCCAGCGTGCCCTTCTGGCTTTCGGTCGACAACACGTTGCTGATCGAAGGCATGATTGTGGCCGCCGTTTTCGCGCTGGCCACCAATTTCCTGGTCCATCATGCTGGGCTGACGACATTTGGCCAAGCCGTGTTTTATGGCATCGGTGCGTATACCATTGGCTTGTTCTCGGTGCACACGCATGTCTCGTTCTGGGTGGCCGTTGTGCTGGGGCCGTTTTTCGCTGCATTGGCGGCGCTTGTGATTGGTGCGCTGTCGCTGCGGGCGCGCGCGTTTTATTTTGCATTGCTCACACTTGGATTCTCTCAACTCTTCTATAACCTAAGCATGGTGTTCTATGGATTCACGCGAGGGGATACGGGAATCTATGGCATCCCGCTTCCGGGTTTCCTGCGGTCGCCGCTTTGGAGTTATGAGTTTATTTTTATCGTCGGTGCAGCAGGTGGACTTGCGTTGTGGTGGATCGTTCGGACGCCCTTTGGACTCGCCATCATGGCGATTCGCGACAACAGGCGCAGGGCTCAGTCGCTGGGGATGAACAGCTATGTGCAGCTCCTGGCTGCTTTCGTCATCAGCGGGTTCTTTTGCGGCTTGGCCGGTGTGTTGTTCATTGTCTATCAGCAGCATGCCTACCCAGAAATGCTCAATTGGCAGTCGTCCGGCGCCCCGATTCTGATGTCTGTTTTGGGCGGTATGTCGACCTTTGCCGGGCCGGTCGTGGGGGCTGTCATTTATACACTGCTGGAGAACTTCGTCGGGGGCATCACAACCTACTGGGAGCTGATCATCGGCGTTGTGGTCCTCGCACTCATCCTGATTTATCCGGGGGGCATCGTTCGCGGGGTCGTTCAATTGGCCAGAAAACTGGGTTCGTTCGGAAATGGGGGGCGCGGACAGTGA
- a CDS encoding branched-chain amino acid ABC transporter permease produces MISVMAGLATAAILFIVTVGLSLIFGTMRVINLAHGTFYMLGAYLVTVTFGAVSSRALGFTVMLLVSAAIVAVVGLLIEVLVLRRLYGSDHLLQLLATWAILMILDQVAIMVWGPQNFTAALPRAFNGSVQMNGQQFPQYDLFLIGVALAIALALWLILQRTRFGRLVRAAVQDVELIRVLGVNVNRLYTQVFVVGTFLAALGGALMGPATSVGPGIDMNIIVEAFIVSVIGGLGNIWGAAIGAIIIGLFQSIGNLYVPELASLAPYIVMILILVIRPHGLLGKVEG; encoded by the coding sequence ATGATTTCGGTGATGGCGGGGCTGGCGACGGCAGCAATCCTGTTTATTGTGACGGTTGGCCTGAGCCTGATTTTTGGGACCATGCGGGTCATTAACCTGGCGCACGGCACATTTTACATGCTCGGCGCGTACTTGGTGACGGTGACGTTCGGGGCTGTTTCGAGCCGCGCGCTGGGATTCACAGTGATGCTGCTGGTGTCTGCAGCCATTGTAGCGGTTGTGGGGCTCCTCATCGAAGTGTTGGTTCTGCGTCGACTGTACGGTTCCGACCATTTGCTTCAACTCTTGGCCACGTGGGCGATTTTGATGATTCTCGACCAGGTCGCCATCATGGTGTGGGGGCCCCAGAACTTTACCGCCGCGCTGCCGCGGGCCTTCAACGGCAGCGTCCAAATGAACGGTCAGCAATTTCCGCAGTACGACTTGTTTCTCATTGGTGTCGCGCTGGCCATCGCGCTGGCGTTATGGCTGATTCTGCAACGCACCCGGTTTGGGCGGCTTGTTCGGGCCGCCGTGCAAGACGTCGAGTTGATTCGTGTGCTTGGCGTGAATGTCAATCGCCTGTATACACAGGTGTTTGTGGTCGGAACATTTCTTGCCGCCCTCGGCGGGGCGCTCATGGGGCCAGCGACCTCTGTCGGACCAGGCATTGACATGAACATCATCGTTGAGGCGTTCATTGTTTCTGTGATTGGAGGACTCGGCAACATTTGGGGGGCGGCGATTGGGGCCATCATCATCGGACTGTTTCAGTCCATTGGCAACTTGTACGTACCTGAACTTGCTAGTCTTGCACCGTACATCGTGATGATTCTCATCCTGGTCATCCGACCGCACGGACTGCTCGGAAAGGTGGAGGGATGA